The Vulpes vulpes isolate BD-2025 chromosome 1, VulVul3, whole genome shotgun sequence genome contains the following window.
CTGTCCACCTATTCTTGGCCAAGGACCACCCTTTGAGGCTTCTGACCCAATCTCTGGACACTGGACCCCCGATTCCTGCAAACCAGCAGCCCTTCCTTCCAATCACACACCCAGACGCTTCCTTCCTGCACACCACAGCGACAGGGGCTACGAAGAGGAATAAAACCAGGACTCCCTCTCACCCCATCCAGCTCCCCCAACGTGTCCAAATCCCCATCCCTCCTTGTCTTGCCTTTTCGGAGGTCAGAATAGGGGCCTGGAGACCTCCTGCATTTATTTCTGCCGTTCTTCCGGCCGTCTGGCCTCATTCATCAGGTTTTAGCCTGGGATCCGGGGAACCCAGCCCCTTATGTAAACAGAGGAGGGCCCACAGCAGATCCCTGGGAAAGGCCCTCGAGTGCCGGTAGGGGAAGGCGCTAGCCCATGGCACACATTCACTGCCCCAGGGCCCAATGGCCCGCCAGATTCAGCTTTTTGAAGAGGCTAACAACTCACCTGTTCCCACGTACCCCTCCCCCACTGCGGGCCCGCCCCCTCCTGCACTTCCCGGTCCACACACCGCCCACTGTCCCCAGCCCGGAGGAGCAGGTGTGGCTAATCCGGGGAATTGAGCAGCTGCGGAAACACCTGTCATCCGGCCCACTAGCGGGGCGGGGCTTTGGCCGTAGTGGGCCCGTAAGGGTCCAACAGCACAGGATCGACAGGCACGAGTCGGAACCGCCAGAGGGCGCCTTCAGGTAGAGCTGACTCCGCCCTCCGCTGGGGGAAGGTCCCGTCCCAGGCTGGTCTCCAAGGAGATGGGCACCGCGTCCTGTCCTACTCCCCAACTCACCCTAAGGCTCCAATCCGCTCTCGTCgtctcccgcccccccccaccacagTAATACACAGAGGACCATCAgcattcaaaatctttttaataacaaGGCAGGATCTGGGGTTAGTTTTTGTAGCCTCGGCTGGCCCTGCGGCCTCTGGCACGCTCGAACTTCCGGCCCTTGGATCTCACGTAGGGTCTgcggggagggagaagaaggtgagAGTGTGCCTCTCAGGGGCAAGGATAGGGCCTGCCTGCTCTAACAGACCAGCAGGGGGACATCAAAAGGGaaagggggggcagcccgggtggctcagtggtttagcgccaccttcagcccaggtctgCTCCTGGaaatccctgcatggagcctacttctccctctgcctgtgtctctgcctctctctgtctctctcatgaataaataaaatctttaaaaaaggaggggggtaAGGGGGGATGACACCTAGTAGGCTGCTGGAAAAGCCAGGCAAGGGCACTGAGCACCTGCGCTTGGCAAGTATTGATGCGAACTGCCCCAAAGTGGGGTAAGACATAGGCTCCACCTGGGAGATGCAGCCTCAGGCCCTGAACACTGCACTTACAGAGCTGGCTATGCAGAGATCTCAGCAAAAGGGAATAATAGCTTTAAGCCACGTCTTGAGGAAAAGCAGGTAAGATGAGGGGAGGAGTTCTAGGGGGCTGAGGCTGGACTGGTGTGAGGAACAGAAGAGGCTGGAAGTGTGCCCAAGGCCCAGATCCACAGGGTGGGGTCCAGGGGAAAACCGGGTGCAGATGGCAAGGCTGGGCATACTCACTTGGTGTGGCTGTGTGGGGTTCCTGGGGCCTTGCCAAAGTGTCTGTACACCTCTCGGCCCTTGCGTGGACCTGGGAAGGGGAAGATGGGTTCAGGTAGGGACCAAGCTCCCCGAAGTCGCCACAGGAGCCACTAAACACTCACCAGAGAGTAAGACGGTGCCACAACCCTTAGGGGAGTCCAGGGCCAACTGATCGAAGGTGAGGATCTTGCCTCCAGCTTTGAGGATGCGGCTCCGGGCACGGCTACTCACGCGCAGTGCACACACCTAGGGAACACACGGGACAGATGTGGTCAGACCCCATGCATGGCCACCCAAGGGCTGCTGGGCCTTCCTCTTCATGGCCCTGGTCCAGCAGAGGCACCCAGCTGCTTGCGGAGACTAGTGACACCACTGTTACAGAGAGCTTCTCGACCTGATGATAGCTAATTTATGTCCAAGACCACCTTTAAGGCTGCAACAACTTCAAGTTactacagataagaaaatggagatttttttttttttttttaaagatttgagagcgGCACgcctgagagagagcacaagcaaggggaaaggcagagggagagggagaggtagaagcaggctccccactgagctggaagcctgacacagggccggatcccaggaccctgagatcatgacctgagccgaaggcagacacttaacgaactgagccacccaagcgccccggaaatggaaatattaaagagACCCATGACTTTGTCCACAGACTGGCAGAGAAATCTAGACTTGAAGCCAACCTGTAAATTCAAGAACCAGCACCGACAACAGAGAGGGACCCagaaggggctgggggctgcctgGGGACATCCAGCATCACTAATGCAAAGGACAATCCCCCTTCAGCCCTAAAAGCCATGCAGACAGGGAGGTGCGATGCCTGCCTCACCCAGAGAAGAGACCAGGAATGCATCACAAGCCTCAAGGCACCCCAACAGAGGTCATCAGCAGTGagcaaggatgagccaggtcagcagACTCTACTGCAAGTCTGGGCTCTGGCCCACCCACCACACTCCTGAGCCCCCTCCACATACCTTCAGCTTGGGCACCTCCTGGACACGCACATCATCCGTTATGGTTCCTACAACCACAGCTGTTTTGTTTTCCCGGCCAGGCAGTTTCATCTTTCGGATCTTTGGGAGAAGGATTAATTCCACATTAAGGAAGTTCCTTCTGGCATTTCACTCCAACCTCACCGCTTCAGGCATCCCAAGGCCTGAGACAGCTGGGCCCCCAAGGCCTGAGACAGCTGGGCCCCAAAGGGGTTGAACCCACCCATGCCACAAGCTTTTCAATCAGCATAGGCTGAACCTCCAGTCCAGGTGGGAAAAACACCAGAGACAAAATGCAGACCTTTCAACAGATCTCTCCTTCAGGAGAGCTTATGACACCTGAGACCAGTGTCATGTGACAGCAGGCCACCTGAAGCCACTACAACCACCCCAACTTCACGACAACAAGATGAGCCCAAGCTGCTCAAATACCCACTGCTGCTTAACTACAAGCCCCAGGGTCAAGCGTTGGAGCTCTGCACACACCAAGGGGTGAAGGAAACCAGCTGATGGCCAGGCTGAGCCCCCCCAACCTTGCCCGAAGCCAGGCTCTAAGACACAATCCAGTCACCCACGGAATCAGCTCCTCACCATccgggaaagggacagaggtggcCGGTTGGTGCGACTCATGAACAACCTCTTCAACACAACCTGGTTAAAGGTAGAGTTGGTTCGTCTGGCCAGAAACCTGTACAGCTGTAGGTCAGAGAAAAGTCAGAATAGAAACCCAGGGTAGGTAGCCCACACCATTCTTCCAACCTTCAACTTAACAAAAAACCGGTTTGGGCTGCCAAGGTTTTTATGGCTTCCCATCCCCCGGCCCCCCCaattcccctccccactccccagctgtATAAGCCCTGAGGCTGAGGACACTGAACCTCCAGGAGCCCTGGGCAGAACCACAGACAGGAGCCTGCCCTGCAGGCCCCTGAAGAAGCCCGATACTAGAAAGGAGGTTCTAGAAGCTGCAGTTCTAGGTGGCACCTAAGGGGCTCCGGCCTCAACCTCACCTTGACCAAGAGTCTCAGGTAGATGTCCTGGCTCTTGGGCTCCTTGCGCCGAACCTTTCGGTCCTTGTTGTGGCGGATGTCGACTCCCTGCAGAGATAAGAATAGACCGTAGGCCCAACTCTCTCTGGCAGCTCACCCCCAGAACTCTTCCtctctgagaaagagagagggcctcatttgttgaagagacaacAAATCCCAAGTCCACCCTTAGAAGACCTGGGACTCCAACAACCCCAACATAAGAAAAGTATTAAATCCACACACAAAACCTTCAGCACATGGCACCTTAAAAAGCTTTAACAGGACTTACAACCACTAACAAATTTTAATTCTTCAgaagctgtatttttttaaaaaaggttatttgacaaagaaagagagagcacaagagagagaagcagactccccactgaggagggagccctgatGGGGCtcaacctggggctccatccaaggaccccagcatcacgacctgagccaaaggcagatgattaaccaactgagccacccaggcatccccccaaaagtggtatttttcaaaaacatgacCCAAGGGCAGACTCTACCTAATAATACAGCAAAGAACCTTTGTTAGGAACTTACTCCACAGAGAACCAGTACTAGAATCTTCCATGCACTACCTCCTTGAATCCAACAGCCCGAGGAGACAAGTTTGCCCTCTTCAGCTAAGAAAACTGAAGGAAGCCACAACTTCCACCACTTCCGGCTGCTGTCCTGAGATTCCTTAACAGGCCGTGTCAGGCGCTGTAGAGAGCTACATGGCTATTCGTAGCTCCTTTCCTCCAGCACTTCAGTATGCAAGATCTCCAATGTGTAGCTCCTACAGCTTCTTCCCAAACTCACGTCTGTGACGCATGATTACTGTGTTCCCAATGCACAGACCAAGAAACTGGGGTTACAGGCGGGGAAAGCCAAGACTGAAGGCTGGACAGGGAACTGAGACTTCAGAGGTCCGCCTGGCCGCAAAAGCCGGGCATCGGACGGTGGAGACCTCCCTCACCCCCAGAACCCAAGGTTCCAGGTCGGGGGAGTGACAGGTCCAGGTAGGGGCGGCAAAGATAAAAGACCAAGCGCGGACGTGAGGTTAGCACCCGGGTCCGACCCCGGCTCTGCCACTTCTTTGCAATGTGGCGAAGAACGCAATGTGCAACGTGGCCCCGGTCACAACGTTGAACTTCCTTGCACTTCAATTGGGTTATCTGCTCAACTGGAACTAGACTAATAAAAGGGGACGAGAGTGGCCAGGGGCTGATAGAACTGACCCACCCTTGGTCTTCGAATCCACCAAAACAGTCCCCTCACTGCGGGAGTCGCCCCCTTCGAACCCCCCCGACATCCCTGCTCCCCTCCAACACTCCCCCAGCCCAAAACCGCGGCGGATGGCGGCGGATAATCGAGCCCGCAGCGCCTCAAAGCACGCTCACCATGATGGCGCCTCCTGCTCAGCCAGGTCCGGAAAGAGAGAACAGTGCCGGAGGGGGCGGGGAAAGCCTTCAGCGAGGGGCGCTTGTGTGACGTCACGCCGGCGCGACGCGGCGCTCTACTCGAGTCGGGCCTCTCTATGGCGAATCGCAGAGCGTCCGAATGGGCGATTCCGGAATAAGTGGAGGAACCACCACCCACGGAGAACAGCGCTGCGTCAAGGGTGGAGGGGCGGCGACCACGTCGGGGGCCTCTCTGGCCCTTCCTAGTTCTCGATAGTCTTCCGGAAGAAAGGGAATTGGCAGCGAGAGAGATGTGCGGCGCTAGGAGGTCGCGTCGCACGGTGACGCTCTGGCCCGACGCCGACGGCCTCTCTGTGGCTCCTTGGAGGACCCGGCGGGCCGAGTATTGGAGGTGAGGAGGCGGAGCTGGCGGGGCCTGTCAGGACCTCGGGAAACCACTAACCCCACGCTTCAGGCGTTTCCTTATCGGGCTCACCTCTCTTATCTCGTGCGGTGCTTCCCAGGCGCCGCCGCAGCTCGGGAAGTCCTACTTGAGATCTAACCCGAGATCTTCTTGCTGCAGCCCAGTCTATAGCATCCtgtatttccaatttttatattcctctcctccccctgcccattCTCTGAGCCCCGCCTCAGCCTCTACCCCTTGGGGGCCGCTTTTCCCTGCCGGAGATTCGAGTGGCCCCGCGGGCTCCGTGTGAGGGCTTTACACGGTACTGGAATGCCAAGGAGGCACACCGAAGCCCCAGCCTTGGGgtttgggggtggagagggaatgGTTAAAAGGCTcctgaaagagaagggaagaccTGGGGGATAAAGATTCAGAGGGAAGGAGGACTGGAGGCCCAGAGCGGGAGTGGACAGAGACGCGAGGgatgccccccaacccccgccgGAGATGGAGACCCAGGGCATGACAGGGAGACCTAGAAAGAGAGGGAACCTGGAGATTCGGGTGATAAGCACTGACATAGAAAGATGGTGAGATGGGGGTCTTGTCAGCTGTATCCAGATCCCAAACCCGGCCATGCTAATTACTAACAAgagcgtgaccttgggcaagtcatttaatctctgtGTGCCTTACTTTCCTTATCTGCCAAAAGGGGATAACAGGCTTGACACTTGTTTTCCAGCATTACATAAGTTAGTAAGGGTGCTTTGAACAATGCTTTGCACATAAAGTGCTCAAAACAAGGTAGCCTCCGCTCCTGTTTTTTTAGCCCTTCTTGGGTAGGACCAGATGGACTGGCCAGGGCAGTGACGAAGCTGACCTGTcccctcttttctccttcctcagagAAGCCCTGCCCCTTTGGCCTCCAGCACATCCAGCCGGGCCTGCAGCCTTCCCCTGATGCTGCTACTTACTCACCTGTCCTCCACAGAGCCAAAGGCTGGGCCCGACTGTGAGGCCTGACTCCTTGCCCATACGGCCCTCCCACGGCCTCCCGCCCAGGACCAGTGTCCTGCTCATGCCGGAGCACAGCAGAGGGCCAGCAGATGAATGGACGCCTTGAAGCAGAGGAGCAGCGGAATCAGGTAAGGGTCCATCGAAAGCTAAGATCACTGCACCACGGGAcagtttcctcctcctctcttcccttgccTTGGTGACTTGGTCTCTGTCTCTGAATCCCAGCCTCTTTGCCCGCCTTTCTCCCAAATGTAAGGTGTGCATTTCCCTGTTTTCTCCCGTCTTCCTGGGTTtctgtccccactcccacccccaccccctgctctgggTCTTTCTTTGGCATATATTATTCGGTGCTGTTGTACATTGTTTGACGATCAAAGAACTTCCACCAGTCATCCCTTTCTAGCAAATACTGTCCCTGTCTCCTCCTGAATGTATCTCTCTACGGTTCTGTTTCTTGCTCTCCAGatatttttcttgccttgctTTCTTTGCACTTTAccgtgtctttgcctctctctgtctctctctgcccacaTTTTTGCATTCTCTTGGGCTCACTTCCTCTTAGCCTCTGCTTCTCCAGCATTGTCTTCCTTCCCTACCCCTGCCTTGAAGTCCCTCCAGATACCGTTCCTCCCCATCTTGCTCCTTGTTTCTGTTTTGCCATGTTACTGGGTCATTCACTGGGCAGATGTCCATGTCATGGTGCCTCCACTCTGGGTTGAGTCCAAGGTAAATAGTTGGTGAATTAATGAGCCTCTCCTCCCCAGTTTTCCTGTCAGAAATATCtgtccctgtgtctgtgtccatcattttctgggttttcttgAATCCTTAACCTTGCATATTCTCAATTCTATTGTCTTTGTGTCTTTGCATACGTATCTCTGTTTTTCTTAGGGCTTTCTGTAACTATCCAAAAAACAGGCAGCACTCTCTCTAAGTCTCTTACTGCctctgattctgcttttctgGGTCTCTTTTACTAACTCCCTTTGCATAGCTCTGGGCCTTGGTTACCTGTGTTAGGGTCAGTACCTGCAGGTGATgatctcctccctcctgcttcttctctttcaaaaacTCAATGGATCGGGCCCACCTACCGCCTGCCCTCCACAAAGATGGCGTCAGCGGCGCTGGCTTGTGGGGTCGTGACGCCGCCTCTGCTGCGCGTGTGCCCTCACTTACTATGGCAGCTGATCTCGCGAAGCGCGTTGCCCCGCCCAGTTCTCAAGCTCTCCCTCGGCTGGCCCCTGCGCCATGCTCGCGAGctgctggccccgccccccgcgcgccctcACTGGCGCGGCTCAGGCCGGCCGCGCAGCCATTGGCTGAGCGGACTcacaccctccccctccccccgggtcTGATGGGGGCGGTTGGTGCTGACTTGAGGGGCCGCCTGGAGGAGGACTTGGCGTGTGAGGAGGGTGCGGGGGTAGGGTCAGGGACCCGAGTCTGGGGGACCGCGGGACCAAGAGGAACGGAGACGCAGGCCGGGACTGGGGTACCAGGGGTGTGGGATGGAGATGGAGAACCAGAACCGGGACTGAGGGATCCAGGAATGGAAACCCAGGTCTGGGACTGGGTTCTGGAaatgggatggggatggaggacCGGGACCCGAGGAACCGGAGACAGAGACTCAGGCCTATGGACTGGGAGCGGTGGGGAGGGGGATCTTTGGCGAACCAGGCCCAGTTCTGGGGGACCAGGCCAGAGACTTGCGGACCTAGGGGACAGAGCCTCAGGCCCAGGACTGGAGGAGATCTAGGACTCTAAGCCTGATTCCAGCTCAGGGATGGGGGCGCTGCTCAGTGCAAGTttaggggcggggccgagggagctgcccagggcagggggcagaggtgaCTCCCGAGGGTGAGTCCACAGATGGAGGTGCGTCTGGGGCAGCTCTAGGCCCGGGAAGGTGAGGGGCAGGACTGGCAGGCAGCTGGGTGGGCGGGGCGGTGGGGAACAaaggtgagcagggaggaggcagaagctgggcagagggcagggggatggcctctggggaggggacCTCAGGCCCGGCTCCCATCCCCTCCCTGGAGAGCAGGCAGCCAGACGCCCAGGTCAGTGCTCCGGGTCCAGTGTCGGCCCCTGTCCCTTGCAGGCGCCTGCATGCGGCTCCTTTAGCTCTGTGACTCCTTAGTTCCTTTCATCCTATCCCTTTCTTGGTCTCTCCAGCTGTCTacacctcctccctcctgcccctcctctctgttcAGTCCTTTGTCTTCCTGACCCTCAGAGGACCTTCTGGCGCCCCTAAACTCTTACTCTCCTGAGTATCTCTCATCATCCTGGGTTTCATCTCATCAAAGCTGTTGTCTCCTTTTGGAGTTTTTCTGGCTCTTAGActccatccttctctttctttgtgtctgggTGTCTCTCTGGTGTCACTTTCTCCATCTGGAGATGACCtcccacgtgtgtgtgtgtgtgtgtgtgtgtgtgtgtgtgtgttgtgttctTGGTCTTTCCATATTTCCACCATCCAGATCTCCTCTGCCTCATTCTCCTCTGAAGCCCTAATTATCCAACACACTGtatattttactaatttcttttgtttttctgtcctcCCATGAGAATACAAACTCTAcaaaggcagggattttttttgtcttttttgttctctGCTGTCTTTGCTGGTCCTGGTACTGTGATTGGCACGTAGAAGGTCCTGAGTGATTATTtggggaataaatgaatgaacgtTTGCATGCCTGGCTGTCCACCCTCCAGGATGCTGGCCTTCCTATACAAAAGACTTATACCCTGTGTCCCCAGGATCTCCCCACACTCGTCTGAGCCTTCTGTCTCTGACACTCCCATCTCGCCTGTCACCACCCCTCGTTATCTCCTGTCcactggccctgcccctgctttTCTCTACCTGCCGCAGGGGTCCTGGACTCTgactcctgccctcctccctccccacagagGCCAGACCAGGAGCTGACCTGGAGCTGGGGCCACAGGCCTAGAAGCGCCCTGGACAGGGCCGAGGCCATGGCCCCCCCACCGCCGCCACCATTGGCCGCCAGCACCCCGCTCCTGCATGGCGAGTTTGGCTCCTACCCAGCCCGCGGCTCCCGCTTCGCCCTCACTCTCACACCACAGGCCCTGCACATACAGCGGCTGCGTCCGAAGCCTGAAGCCCGGCCCCGGGGCGGCTTGGTCCTGTTGGCCGAGGTGTCTGGCTGCTGCACCCTTCGGAGCCGCAGCCTCTCAGACTCAGCAGCCTACTTCTGCATCTACACCTACCCGCAGGGCCGGCGCGGGGGCCGGCTTGGGGGCCGGCGCAGAGCCCCTCGCACCTTTCGGGCCGACGGGGCAGCCACCTACGAGGAGAACCGCGCTGAGGCCCAGCGCTGGGCCACTGCCCTCATGTGTCTGCTCCGTGGAGTGCCACtgcctggggatgggggtgaggcACTATGCAGCCACTCTGTCCTAGGGCCACCTTGGTGTCTCTGTGGATTTCCCTCTGTGGACATCTCTGTCTCTACTGTGTGTTTGTCTGTGATGTGTCTCTCTTGGTCTGTACTGAAAGAGTGATATACACACAGGGATGGgctacagaaggaagaaaaaccacAGGCAGAGAAAAATGATTTGTGTCTGCTCTCATAGATTTTTGtctgtgtcccctccccccttccatgGGCCCTGACCACAGATGAGTCAGAGGCTCCCTGTCTGGTGAGAGCAGCAGACAGACATGATTAGTCACCACCCAGAGTGACAGGCACTCAGAGGTCCCCTAGGGCGTCCCAGGATCCCAGAGGTGGCACCTAATCCAGCTTCttggccggggcgggggggatgggggtggtgggcagagaagGCTTTGGGGGCAGAGGCTCCCCCACTCAGGCTCCTCAGTTGTCACAGGAAGGTAAAGGTTCAAGGGTCCCCATCTGGTGAGCCTCCCTTGGTCTTCCAGGATCCTGCTGGCTGGCTGAGGGCCCTAAGGGATGGTGATAATGAGGGAGCCTTGCACAGTGGAGTAACCTGATTCTGAATTCCAGGTGTTTGAGAATAAAGTGGAAACCAcagctctccttcctcctcccacacGGGGGTCCAAAGGGCATTGGGATTAGACACCCAAGCCCTGCCTTGGTCTCTggcccctgggagggaggggcggggctgcacACCTGAGCCCCAACACCTGAaggctgggaggaaaaaaaaaccctgtgaaTTCCCAGCAGGCCCCAGTGCCAGCCCCCCACCAGCTCCATTAGGGGCTGTTTGCAGTTGCTGCTCTGAGGTGAGGAGCCTGGGTCGGTGGCCTCTATACTCCTTGCCCTCTCTTTGCAGAAATAACCCCTGAGCTTCTGCCAAGGCCACCTCGATTGCTCCTACTGGTCAATCCCTTCGGGGGGCGGGGTCTGGCCTGGCAGTGGTGTAAGAACCACGTGCTGCCCATGATCTCTGAAGCCGGGCTGTCCTTCAACCTCATCCAGACAGGTAAGTTCCAGGTCAAGATGGAAGGAGGGGCTAGGGGGGTGGGGCAGTGAGGGGCTAGGACTCCTGAGTTCTGAGTCTTGGGGAgtggtggtggggcagaggggaaCAGCCTGGCTCACCTGCTGTTTCCCCACATTAGAACGGCAGAACCATGCCCGGGAGCTGGTTCAGGGACTGAACCTGAGTGAATGGGACGGCATCGTGACAGTCTCAGGAGACGGGCTGCTGTTTGAGGTAGGGCAGGGGCAACCTGCCTATCCTGGGGGACTCTGGAGGCTGGCACTGGGACCAGGACCCAGGTGGCTGGTGTCTCACCCTGCAGGTGCTGAACGGGCTCCTAGGCCGCCCTGATTGGGAAGAAGCTGTGAAGACACCTGTGGGCATTCTCCCCTGTGGCTCAGGCAATGCCCTGGCTGGAGCTGTGAACCAGCATGGGGGGTAGGTGGGGGTCCCTTCTCGGGGAGCCTGGTACTGTAAGGGGAAGGGTGAGCCCTCCTGCTACGTGGCACTTCTGTCCCCACATGTCCCCCAGGCAGTCTGCAGTCCCACATTCCAGTCCAAGTGGATCTGTCTTGACTGGGATGCTCCCCACACCGCACCCCCCTCCCCGTTTTGCCTATCCGTTTCCAGCTATATCCCTAGTAcctagaactgtgcctggcacacaggtgGCAAAATGCTTATAGATGAAAGAACTGACAGGGAACCTGGCTTGGTAAGAAGGGTCCATTCGGAGGTGGCCAAATTGCTGTGGGTGGGCCCCAGGCCGTGGGCGGCCTGGTCCCCTTGCTGTCTGCAGCCCCACCTTTCTGTGTCTTCTGCCACCTTGCACTGTGTCTCTCACGTGACCCCGTTTACTCTTTCCCACTGTGTCCATCCGTCTCTGGCTATGAAGGTTTGAACCTGCCCTGGGTATCGACCTGCTGCTCAACTGCTCACTGCTCCTCTGCCGGGGTGGCAGCCGCCCGCTGGACCTGCTCTCTGTGACACTGGCCTCGGGTTCCCGCTGTTTCTCCTTCCTGTCCGTGGCCTGGGGCTTCGTGTCAGATGTGGACATCCAGAGCGAGCGCTTCAGGGCCCTGGGCAGTGCCCGCTTCACACTGGGCACGGTGCTGGGCCTTGCCAACCTGCACACATACCGCGGACGCCTCTCCTACCTCCCTGCCACTGTGGAACCTGCCTCACCCACCCCTGCTCACGGCCTGCCCCGTGCCAAGTCAGAGCTGACTctggccccagccccggccccagccccacccgTAGCACACTCACCCCTGCATCGCTCGGTATCTGACCTGCCCCTGCCACTGCCCATGCCCCAGCCTGCCCTGACCTCCCCTGGCTCACCTGAGCCCCTGCCCATCCTGTCTCTCAACGGTGGGGGCCCAGAGTTGGCCGGGgactggggtggggctggggatgcCCCACTGTCCCCAGACCCACTGCTGCCCTCCCCACCTAGCTCCCCTAAGGCAGCTTTATTGTCCCCCATCACTGAGGGGGTTCCAGAAATGCcagcctcctctgggctcccaccTCCCAACCCTGATGCCCCAGAAGCGATCTCTACTGGGGGCCCACCTGACCACCTGCTCCCTCCTCTGGGC
Protein-coding sequences here:
- the SPHK2 gene encoding sphingosine kinase 2 isoform X3 — translated: MASGEGTSGPAPIPSLESRQPDAQRPDQELTWSWGHRPRSALDRAEAMAPPPPPPLAASTPLLHGEFGSYPARGSRFALTLTPQALHIQRLRPKPEARPRGGLVLLAEVSGCCTLRSRSLSDSAAYFCIYTYPQGRRGGRLGGRRRAPRTFRADGAATYEENRAEAQRWATALMCLLRGVPLPGDGEITPELLPRPPRLLLLVNPFGGRGLAWQWCKNHVLPMISEAGLSFNLIQTERQNHARELVQGLNLSEWDGIVTVSGDGLLFEVLNGLLGRPDWEEAVKTPVGILPCGSGNALAGAVNQHGGFEPALGIDLLLNCSLLLCRGGSRPLDLLSVTLASGSRCFSFLSVAWGFVSDVDIQSERFRALGSARFTLGTVLGLANLHTYRGRLSYLPATVEPASPTPAHGLPRAKSELTLAPAPAPAPPVAHSPLHRSVSDLPLPLPMPQPALTSPGSPEPLPILSLNGGGPELAGDWGGAGDAPLSPDPLLPSPPSSPKAALLSPITEGVPEMPASSGLPPPNPDAPEAISTGGPPDHLLPPLGTPLPPGWVTLEGDFVLMLAISPSHLGADLVAAPHARFDDGLVHLCWVRGGISRAALLRLFLAMERGSHFNLGCPQLGYAAARAFRLEPLTPRGVLTVDGEQVEYGPLQAQMHPGLGTLLTGPPGCPGREP
- the SPHK2 gene encoding sphingosine kinase 2 isoform X2 — its product is MDRAHLPPALHKDGVSGAGLWGRDAASAARVPSLTMAADLAKRVAPPSSQALPRLAPAPCSRAAGPAPRAPSLARLRPAAQPLAERTHTLPLPPGLMGAVGADLRGRLEEDLACEEGAGRPDQELTWSWGHRPRSALDRAEAMAPPPPPPLAASTPLLHGEFGSYPARGSRFALTLTPQALHIQRLRPKPEARPRGGLVLLAEVSGCCTLRSRSLSDSAAYFCIYTYPQGRRGGRLGGRRRAPRTFRADGAATYEENRAEAQRWATALMCLLRGVPLPGDGEITPELLPRPPRLLLLVNPFGGRGLAWQWCKNHVLPMISEAGLSFNLIQTERQNHARELVQGLNLSEWDGIVTVSGDGLLFEVLNGLLGRPDWEEAVKTPVGILPCGSGNALAGAVNQHGGFEPALGIDLLLNCSLLLCRGGSRPLDLLSVTLASGSRCFSFLSVAWGFVSDVDIQSERFRALGSARFTLGTVLGLANLHTYRGRLSYLPATVEPASPTPAHGLPRAKSELTLAPAPAPAPPVAHSPLHRSVSDLPLPLPMPQPALTSPGSPEPLPILSLNGGGPELAGDWGGAGDAPLSPDPLLPSPPSSPKAALLSPITEGVPEMPASSGLPPPNPDAPEAISTGGPPDHLLPPLGTPLPPGWVTLEGDFVLMLAISPSHLGADLVAAPHARFDDGLVHLCWVRGGISRAALLRLFLAMERGSHFNLGCPQLGYAAARAFRLEPLTPRGVLTVDGEQVEYGPLQAQMHPGLGTLLTGPPGCPGREP
- the SPHK2 gene encoding sphingosine kinase 2 isoform X1; its protein translation is METQRPDQELTWSWGHRPRSALDRAEAMAPPPPPPLAASTPLLHGEFGSYPARGSRFALTLTPQALHIQRLRPKPEARPRGGLVLLAEVSGCCTLRSRSLSDSAAYFCIYTYPQGRRGGRLGGRRRAPRTFRADGAATYEENRAEAQRWATALMCLLRGVPLPGDGEITPELLPRPPRLLLLVNPFGGRGLAWQWCKNHVLPMISEAGLSFNLIQTERQNHARELVQGLNLSEWDGIVTVSGDGLLFEVLNGLLGRPDWEEAVKTPVGILPCGSGNALAGAVNQHGGFEPALGIDLLLNCSLLLCRGGSRPLDLLSVTLASGSRCFSFLSVAWGFVSDVDIQSERFRALGSARFTLGTVLGLANLHTYRGRLSYLPATVEPASPTPAHGLPRAKSELTLAPAPAPAPPVAHSPLHRSVSDLPLPLPMPQPALTSPGSPEPLPILSLNGGGPELAGDWGGAGDAPLSPDPLLPSPPSSPKAALLSPITEGVPEMPASSGLPPPNPDAPEAISTGGPPDHLLPPLGTPLPPGWVTLEGDFVLMLAISPSHLGADLVAAPHARFDDGLVHLCWVRGGISRAALLRLFLAMERGSHFNLGCPQLGYAAARAFRLEPLTPRGVLTVDGEQVEYGPLQAQMHPGLGTLLTGPPGCPGREP
- the SPHK2 gene encoding sphingosine kinase 2 isoform X4: MNGRLEAEEQRNQRPDQELTWSWGHRPRSALDRAEAMAPPPPPPLAASTPLLHGEFGSYPARGSRFALTLTPQALHIQRLRPKPEARPRGGLVLLAEVSGCCTLRSRSLSDSAAYFCIYTYPQGRRGGRLGGRRRAPRTFRADGAATYEENRAEAQRWATALMCLLRGVPLPGDGEITPELLPRPPRLLLLVNPFGGRGLAWQWCKNHVLPMISEAGLSFNLIQTERQNHARELVQGLNLSEWDGIVTVSGDGLLFEVLNGLLGRPDWEEAVKTPVGILPCGSGNALAGAVNQHGGFEPALGIDLLLNCSLLLCRGGSRPLDLLSVTLASGSRCFSFLSVAWGFVSDVDIQSERFRALGSARFTLGTVLGLANLHTYRGRLSYLPATVEPASPTPAHGLPRAKSELTLAPAPAPAPPVAHSPLHRSVSDLPLPLPMPQPALTSPGSPEPLPILSLNGGGPELAGDWGGAGDAPLSPDPLLPSPPSSPKAALLSPITEGVPEMPASSGLPPPNPDAPEAISTGGPPDHLLPPLGTPLPPGWVTLEGDFVLMLAISPSHLGADLVAAPHARFDDGLVHLCWVRGGISRAALLRLFLAMERGSHFNLGCPQLGYAAARAFRLEPLTPRGVLTVDGEQVEYGPLQAQMHPGLGTLLTGPPGCPGREP